Proteins encoded together in one Lathamus discolor isolate bLatDis1 chromosome 3, bLatDis1.hap1, whole genome shotgun sequence window:
- the SMIM44 gene encoding small integral membrane protein 44, with the protein MVWCKHSNSHLFLSLLNLLGLETSLPIAIMIICNISAIKDWSTFLSQILPSVNKTLNLVQQVEATTSSVLSVLQDPEQDSYLSNSQSMNSSNFTAGLDHLFQYSYSDNDQLYKEYKPPPRDAIPLPKAVLYLLMAALVVVAVAYAIVGHLIKDLIHDFIDWIFGPSPDDNSNKSDVNCISNSVNEMSEMPEVPRRRDHQPQDVVITIGETCHLPQQT; encoded by the exons ATGGTTTGGTGTAAGCACAGCAATTctcacctctttctttcccttttaaatcTCTTGGGCTTGGAGACCTCTCTCCCCATTGCAATTATGATCATTTGCAACATCAGTGCCATCAAAGATTGGAGCACTTTCCTCTCCCAGATCCTTCCCAGCGTTAACAAGACTCTGAACTTGGTACAGCAAGTGGAAGCCACCACCAGCTCGGTGCTAAGTGTCCTGCAGGACCCTGAGCAGGACAGCTACCTGTCCAACAGCCAGTCCATGAACTCCAGCAACTTCACGGCTGGCCTGGACCACTTGTTCCAGTACTCGTACTCAGACAACGACCAGCTTTACAAGGAGTACAAGCCCCCTCCTCGAGATGCCATTCCTCTGCCCAAGGCTGTCCTCTACCTTCTCATGGCAGccctggtggtggtggcagtggcGTATGCCATCGTCGGGCATCTCATCAAGGACCTCATTCATGACTTTATAG aCTGGATCTTTGGCCCCAGCCCAGATGACAACAGCAACAAGAGCGACGTCAACTGCATCAGCAACAGCGTCAATGAGATGAGTGAGATGCCCGAGGTGCCACGGCGCCGGGACCACCAGCCCCAGGACGTGGTCATCACCATCGGCGAGACCTGCCACTTACCACAACAGACGTGA